From a region of the Dermatophagoides farinae isolate YC_2012a chromosome 3, ASM2471394v1, whole genome shotgun sequence genome:
- the baf gene encoding barrier to autointegration factor: MTTSQKHQNFISEPMGDKPVTDLAGIGEVLGKRLSNKGYDKAYVVLGQYLVLKKNEELFVEWLKDEANANTKQARDCYQCITEWCEQFL; this comes from the exons atgacaacatcacaaaaacatcaaaattttatatcCGAGCCGATGGGTGATAAACCTGTCACCGATTTGGCCGGTATTGGTGAAGTTTTGGGCAAACGACTTTCCAATAAAGGATATGACAAG GCTTATGTCGTTCTTGGACAATATTTggtattgaagaaaaatgaagaattattTGTCGAATGGTTAAAAGATGAAGCTAATGCCAATACAAAACAAGCCAGAGATTGTTATCAATGTATCACGGAATGGTGTGAACAATTTTTGTGA
- the LOC124498473 gene encoding phosphoenolpyruvate carboxykinase, cytosolic [GTP] isoform X1 encodes MMMMKKSLAITAHRFIFARNVRLTDLVKHRTMISVAYQKGHFEGAESLGCQTTKTSFNTVSNRGLTNLSAATLSDSVKKFIEDKARVCKPDQIQICDGSETENQQLIDLMVKQGMLEKLPKYENCWLARTDPADVARVESKTIISTVNKRDTIPIPKEGVEGTLGKWLSPEDLQKALDERFPDCMKGRTMYVIPFSMGPIGSPLSKIGIQLTDSPYVVASMRIMTRMGEAVLKTLGEREDFIRCLHSVGCPLPLQRPLKQNWPCNPEKTLISHIPDRNEIISFGSGYGGNSLLGKKCFALRLGSILAKREGWFAEHMLILGITNPQGIKRYVVAAFPSACGKTNLAMLTPTLPGYKVECVGDDISWMRFDKNGVLRAINPEYGFFGVAPGTTNKTNPNAMKTISRNTVFTNVAKTSDGGVYWEGLEDEIDPNVKITSWLGEEWTKDSGKPAAHPNSRFCTPAGQCPIIDSCWEDSQGVPISAIIFGGRRPEGVPLVYESFDWKHGVLVGASLRSEATAAAEHKAKVIMHDPFAMRPFFGYNFGHYLDHWLSFAEKPGLQLPKIFHVNWFRKDKQSGKFLWPGFGENCRVLDWIIRRVENENITMDSPIGYLPKRDSFRVEGLDIDYDKLFDVPKDFWKQEVTSIRKYFDEQVGEDLPKDMNEQLNKLEQRLNQ; translated from the exons atgatgatgatgaaaaagtcTTTAGCCATAACGGCTcatcgttttatttttgctaGAAA tGTACGTTTGACCGATCTAGTTAAACATCGTACAATGATTTCTGTTGCTTATCAAAAAGGCCATTTTGAAGGTGCCGAAAGTCTTGGTTGTCAAACGACAAAAACATCGTTCAATACCGTTTCGAATCGTGGCCTTACAAATCTTAGTGCAGCCACACTCAGTGATTCTGTTAAGAAATTCATCGAGGACAAAGCACGCGTCTGTAAACCGGATCAGATTCAAATTTGTGATGGCTCCGAAACggaaaatcaacaattgattgatttgatggtCAAACAGGGAATGCTTGAAAAGCTaccaaaatatgaaaattg CTGGTTGGCAAGAACCGATCCAGCCGATGTAGCCCGTGTTGAATCCAAGACGATCATTTCAACAGTAAACAAACGTGACACAATTCCTATACCAAAAGAAGGTGTAGAAGGTACATTGGGCAAATGGCTTTCACCAGAAGATTTACAAAAAGCTTTGGATGAACGATTTCCTGATTGTATGAAAGGTCGTACCATGTATGTTATACCGTTTAGCATGGGGCCAATCggatcaccattatcaaaaATTGGAATTCAATTGACCGATTCTCCATATGTGGTTGCATCAATGAGAATCATGACGAGAATGGGAGAAGCAGTTTTAAAAACTTTAGGCGAACGGGAAGATTTTATTCGCTGTCTTCATTCGGTTGGATGTCCATTGCCATTACAGCGGCCATTAAAACAGAATTGGCCTTGTAATCctgaaaaaacattaatttcaCATATTCCAgatagaaatgaaatcatttcatttggttcTGGTTATGGTGGAAATTCATTATTGGGTAAAAAATGTTTCGCTCTTCGATTAGGATCAATTCTAGCTAAACGTGAAGGATGGTTTGCTGAACATATGCTAATCTTGGGCATTACTAATCCTCAAGGTATTAAACGATACGTAGTGGCCGCTTTTCCATCCGCTTGTGGTAAAACAAATCTGGCCATGTTAACACCAACATTACCCGGCTATAAAGTTGAATGTGTCGGTGATGACATTTCATGGATGCGTTTCGATAAAAACGGCGTTCTACGTGCAATCAATCCAGAATATGGTTTCTTTGGTGTTGCACCTGGTACTACTAATAAAACCAATCCTAATGCTATGAAAACTATCTCAAGAAATACTGTATTCACTAACGTTGCCAAAACATCTGATGGTGGTGTCTATTGGGAAGGGTTGGAAGATGAAATCGATCCAAATGTGAAGATTACCTCCTGGTTAGGTGAAGAATGGACCAAAGATAGTGGAAAACCAGCAGCACATCCAAACTCGCGTTTCTGTACTCCAGCTGGCCAATGTCCAATAATCGATTCATGTTGGGAAGATTCACAAGGTGTACCAATCAGTGCAATTATTTTTGGTGGACGTCGTCCCGAAGGTGTACCACTTGTTTacgaatcatttgattggaaACATGGTGTTCTTGTTGGAGCATCATTACGTTCCGAAGCAACTGCAGCTGCTGAACATAAAGCTAAAGTTATAATGCATGATCCATTTGCAATGCGACCATTTTTCGGTTATAATTTTGGCCATTATCTGGATCATTGGCTAAGTTTTGCTGAAAAACCAGGACTACAACTTCCAAAGATATTCCATGTAAATTGGTTCCGCAAAGATAAACAATCTGGTAAATTTTTATGGCCAGGATTTGGCGAAAATTGTCGAGTGCTTGATTGGATCATACGACGtgtggaaaatgaaaacattactatg GATTCACCAATCGGTTATCTTCCAAAAAGAGATTCATTCCGTGTTGAAGGGCTAGATATTGACTATGATAAATTGTTCGATGTACCTAAGGATTTTTGGAAACAAGAAGTCACCAGTATTCGCAAATATTTTGACGAACAAGTTGGTGAAGATTTGCCCAAAgatatgaatgaacaattgaataaattggaaCAACGtctcaatcaataa
- the LOC124498309 gene encoding cyclin-dependent kinase 9, translating to MSNNLPSHGGTINSIDSSSSKNSLHNHMRNITGSTTSNMPGNLHNPTSNHQQPPQSSSSSSSLASSSNINGPLPDNEYEFPYCEDVNKYTKMNKIGQGTFGEVFKAKHSKTRKLVALKKVLMENEKEGFPITALREIKILQLLKHENVVNLIEICRTSSTDSNYKATFYLVFDFCEHDLAGLLSNISVTFNLGEIKKIMQQLLNGLFFIHKQKILHRDMKAANILITKNGVLKLADFGLARAISDIRSDRYTNRVVTLWYRPPELLLGARNYGPPIDLWGAGCIMAEMWTRIPILQGNTELAQLQMITQLCGSITPEVWPGVEKLELFNKMDLGKNQRRRVKEKLKPFIKCDCALDLLDKLLILDPTKRLDSDSALNHDFFWTDPMPQDLGKLLSKYTSSMFEFTTPRRRAAPQAQQGGGPSAPGPHVYHPGHHPGGHQRGPPGRMGAQNSGGQYIDRVF from the exons atgtcaaataatCTGCCATCACATGGTGGCAcgataaattcaattgattcttcatcatccaaaaattcattacatAATCATATGAGAAATATAACGGGTTCGACGACATCTAATATGCCTGGTAATTTACATAATCCTACatctaatcatcaacaaccaccacaatcatcatcatcatcatcatcattagccaGCTCAAGTAATATTAATGGTCCATTACCGgataatgaatatgaatttcCATATTGTGAAGATGTTaataaatatacaaaaatgaacaaaattggaCAAG GAACGTTTGGCGAAGTATTCAAAGCTAAACACAgtaaaacaagaaaattagttgcattgaaaaaagtccttatggaaaatgaaaaagaaggTTTCCCAATAACAGCCTTacgtgaaataaaaattctgcaATTACtaaaacatgaaaatgtcgtgaatttaattgaaatcTGCCGCACATCTTCAACTGATTCGAATTATAAGGCAACattttatttggtttttgaTTTCTGTGAACATGATCTTGCCGGTCTTTTATCCAACATTTCAGTCACATTTAATCtgg gagagataaaaaaaattatgcaaCAATTACTGAATGGTCTATTCTTTAtccacaaacaaaaaattctacatCGTGATATGAAAGCGGCCAATATTTTAATCACTAAAAATGGTGTACTTAAATTGGCTGATTTTGGCCTAGCAAGAGCCATATCTGATATCCGTAGTGATCGATATACGAATAG AGTTGTCACCTTATGGTACAGGCCACCAGAACTGTTATTAGGTGCAAGAAATTATGGTCCACCAATCGATTTATGGGGTGCAGGTTGTATAATGGCCGAAATGTGGACTCGTATTCCCATTCTACAAGGAAATACCGAATTAGCTCAATTACAAATGATCACTCAATTATGTGGATCAATAACACCTGAAGTATGGCCTGGTGTTGAAAAACTTGAACTTTTTAATAAGATGGATTTAGGTAAAAATCAACGCCGAagagtgaaagaaaaattgaaacctTTTATCAAATGTGATTGTGCATTGGATTTACTggataaattattgattttggatCCAACTAAACGACTTGATTCGGATAGTGCACTTaatcatgattttttctggACCGATCCAATGCCACAAGATCTTGGCAAATTATTATCCAAATATACAAGttcaatgtttgaatttaCAACACCACGTCGTCGTGCAGCACCACAAGCACAGCAAGGTGGTGGTCCATCAGCACCGGGTCCACATGTATATCATCCAGGTCATCATCCGGGTGGTCATCAACGTGGTCCACCTGGCCGTATGGGAGCACAGAATTCCGGTGGCCAATATATTGACCGTGTATTTTAG
- the LOC124498473 gene encoding phosphoenolpyruvate carboxykinase, cytosolic [GTP] isoform X2 — translation MISVAYQKGHFEGAESLGCQTTKTSFNTVSNRGLTNLSAATLSDSVKKFIEDKARVCKPDQIQICDGSETENQQLIDLMVKQGMLEKLPKYENCWLARTDPADVARVESKTIISTVNKRDTIPIPKEGVEGTLGKWLSPEDLQKALDERFPDCMKGRTMYVIPFSMGPIGSPLSKIGIQLTDSPYVVASMRIMTRMGEAVLKTLGEREDFIRCLHSVGCPLPLQRPLKQNWPCNPEKTLISHIPDRNEIISFGSGYGGNSLLGKKCFALRLGSILAKREGWFAEHMLILGITNPQGIKRYVVAAFPSACGKTNLAMLTPTLPGYKVECVGDDISWMRFDKNGVLRAINPEYGFFGVAPGTTNKTNPNAMKTISRNTVFTNVAKTSDGGVYWEGLEDEIDPNVKITSWLGEEWTKDSGKPAAHPNSRFCTPAGQCPIIDSCWEDSQGVPISAIIFGGRRPEGVPLVYESFDWKHGVLVGASLRSEATAAAEHKAKVIMHDPFAMRPFFGYNFGHYLDHWLSFAEKPGLQLPKIFHVNWFRKDKQSGKFLWPGFGENCRVLDWIIRRVENENITMDSPIGYLPKRDSFRVEGLDIDYDKLFDVPKDFWKQEVTSIRKYFDEQVGEDLPKDMNEQLNKLEQRLNQ, via the exons ATGATTTCTGTTGCTTATCAAAAAGGCCATTTTGAAGGTGCCGAAAGTCTTGGTTGTCAAACGACAAAAACATCGTTCAATACCGTTTCGAATCGTGGCCTTACAAATCTTAGTGCAGCCACACTCAGTGATTCTGTTAAGAAATTCATCGAGGACAAAGCACGCGTCTGTAAACCGGATCAGATTCAAATTTGTGATGGCTCCGAAACggaaaatcaacaattgattgatttgatggtCAAACAGGGAATGCTTGAAAAGCTaccaaaatatgaaaattg CTGGTTGGCAAGAACCGATCCAGCCGATGTAGCCCGTGTTGAATCCAAGACGATCATTTCAACAGTAAACAAACGTGACACAATTCCTATACCAAAAGAAGGTGTAGAAGGTACATTGGGCAAATGGCTTTCACCAGAAGATTTACAAAAAGCTTTGGATGAACGATTTCCTGATTGTATGAAAGGTCGTACCATGTATGTTATACCGTTTAGCATGGGGCCAATCggatcaccattatcaaaaATTGGAATTCAATTGACCGATTCTCCATATGTGGTTGCATCAATGAGAATCATGACGAGAATGGGAGAAGCAGTTTTAAAAACTTTAGGCGAACGGGAAGATTTTATTCGCTGTCTTCATTCGGTTGGATGTCCATTGCCATTACAGCGGCCATTAAAACAGAATTGGCCTTGTAATCctgaaaaaacattaatttcaCATATTCCAgatagaaatgaaatcatttcatttggttcTGGTTATGGTGGAAATTCATTATTGGGTAAAAAATGTTTCGCTCTTCGATTAGGATCAATTCTAGCTAAACGTGAAGGATGGTTTGCTGAACATATGCTAATCTTGGGCATTACTAATCCTCAAGGTATTAAACGATACGTAGTGGCCGCTTTTCCATCCGCTTGTGGTAAAACAAATCTGGCCATGTTAACACCAACATTACCCGGCTATAAAGTTGAATGTGTCGGTGATGACATTTCATGGATGCGTTTCGATAAAAACGGCGTTCTACGTGCAATCAATCCAGAATATGGTTTCTTTGGTGTTGCACCTGGTACTACTAATAAAACCAATCCTAATGCTATGAAAACTATCTCAAGAAATACTGTATTCACTAACGTTGCCAAAACATCTGATGGTGGTGTCTATTGGGAAGGGTTGGAAGATGAAATCGATCCAAATGTGAAGATTACCTCCTGGTTAGGTGAAGAATGGACCAAAGATAGTGGAAAACCAGCAGCACATCCAAACTCGCGTTTCTGTACTCCAGCTGGCCAATGTCCAATAATCGATTCATGTTGGGAAGATTCACAAGGTGTACCAATCAGTGCAATTATTTTTGGTGGACGTCGTCCCGAAGGTGTACCACTTGTTTacgaatcatttgattggaaACATGGTGTTCTTGTTGGAGCATCATTACGTTCCGAAGCAACTGCAGCTGCTGAACATAAAGCTAAAGTTATAATGCATGATCCATTTGCAATGCGACCATTTTTCGGTTATAATTTTGGCCATTATCTGGATCATTGGCTAAGTTTTGCTGAAAAACCAGGACTACAACTTCCAAAGATATTCCATGTAAATTGGTTCCGCAAAGATAAACAATCTGGTAAATTTTTATGGCCAGGATTTGGCGAAAATTGTCGAGTGCTTGATTGGATCATACGACGtgtggaaaatgaaaacattactatg GATTCACCAATCGGTTATCTTCCAAAAAGAGATTCATTCCGTGTTGAAGGGCTAGATATTGACTATGATAAATTGTTCGATGTACCTAAGGATTTTTGGAAACAAGAAGTCACCAGTATTCGCAAATATTTTGACGAACAAGTTGGTGAAGATTTGCCCAAAgatatgaatgaacaattgaataaattggaaCAACGtctcaatcaataa